In Lacibacter sp. H375, one DNA window encodes the following:
- a CDS encoding winged helix-turn-helix domain-containing protein: MFKELDPILHSQLRLAVMSLLIGVKEAEFTFIREKTGSTAGNLSVQISKLKEVGYVDVIKQFKDNYPQTICKITPAGIAAFETYVKALQTYLPK; this comes from the coding sequence ATGTTTAAAGAACTCGATCCCATATTACATTCTCAATTGCGGCTGGCCGTTATGAGCTTGCTCATTGGCGTTAAGGAAGCTGAGTTTACCTTCATCCGGGAGAAAACGGGCTCTACTGCTGGCAACCTCAGTGTGCAGATCAGTAAACTAAAAGAGGTTGGTTATGTGGATGTGATCAAACAGTTCAAAGACAACTATCCGCAAACTATCTGCAAGATTACTCCGGCAGGCATTGCAGCTTTTGAAACCTATGTGAAAGCATTG